The stretch of DNA TTCTCAAAAATTATTTTTTTGCTGTGATAAAAGTCGTAAAATTAAATTTCAAATCCTGTACACTTTCCTCTAATATTTGTAATCCATATAATTCAGCGCATTTTGCAGGAGCAATAACAGCCGAATTTTTATCTATTTTTTTATTTTTTAAATCTTTTGCCGCCTGCGCCGTATCAGCCCATTCTATAATTTCCGCTTTTGGCCATTTTATTTTTAAATACATTTTGCATTGTTTCAGCGCTTGAGGATGTGAAACAATTTTTTTAATATCTTTTAAATTTTTATTTCGCAAACATAGAAGACAATGGCGAATATCAATTTCAAACATATTTTCAATCTTAAAAACATATTTTGCCATAGCGTAAACGGATTCATACACTATTCCGCCATTGGAATTTTCAATTGGAAATATTGCTTTATCAATTTTATTTTTAATTAAAAAAGACAGAGTTTTGTCAACTGTTATTAAATAAATAATTTCGTAATTTTTTATATTGTGTTTTTGGCAATAATACACAGCGGCTTCTTCTGAAAAACTGCCGACATTGCCAGAAATTCCAATTTTAATAGGCATAATAAAATTTTTAGAATTTATAGTTAATTTTATTATTCCTTTAAACAAAATAAAAATAAGATATACTTTTATTTTTATATTGTCATCCTGAACTTGACCGTTGTCATCTTGAACTTCCTGCCTGCCGGCAGGCAGGGATTCAGGATCTACAAAAAAGATGGCAGATTCTGAAATAATACTGAATTAAATTCAGCATGACATTAT from Patescibacteria group bacterium encodes:
- a CDS encoding prephenate dehydratase domain-containing protein, which codes for MPIKIGISGNVGSFSEEAAVYYCQKHNIKNYEIIYLITVDKTLSFLIKNKIDKAIFPIENSNGGIVYESVYAMAKYVFKIENMFEIDIRHCLLCLRNKNLKDIKKIVSHPQALKQCKMYLKIKWPKAEIIEWADTAQAAKDLKNKKIDKNSAVIAPAKCAELYGLQILEESVQDLKFNFTTFITAKK